Proteins encoded in a region of the Desulfovibrio desulfuricans DSM 642 genome:
- a CDS encoding helix-turn-helix domain-containing protein: MPFTSNLGSIMKGKDMTYEELQHISKVAPDTVARARDARIATCKLLTLEKLARALGVEVCDLFTHVKK, from the coding sequence ATGCCTTTTACTAGTAATCTTGGCAGTATCATGAAGGGCAAAGATATGACGTACGAAGAGCTTCAGCACATCTCAAAAGTCGCACCTGACACTGTCGCAAGAGCGAGAGATGCCAGAATTGCAACTTGCAAGCTGCTTACGCTTGAAAAGCTTGCAAGGGCGTTAGGGGTTGAGGTGTGCGACTTGTTCACCCATGTGAAAAAGTGA
- a CDS encoding UvrD-helicase domain-containing protein, whose protein sequence is MLTLSLDAKAIPFISNGEIDIAHFFKTKMVPSSSERFFCCEVDNHGYILSRNLQSQEGILTISLEQNGPFEGVAEGSREEAFGRILKASQKIFENKRNKIPPSWQPFRSDNLLSFQADKYIRKTEGGKINAGRIVLEQSRQPHPQVFAYAFLPESSIDLPHPNNHNLLSEALQNLPKAIEKNAEIESSRLQNEDFNLNENFTCEFADCSIEEWKKKLTVQQLQFVLADIKSSLRLQGPAGSGKTLALVLKCAIALQEKSKNGENFRILFLTHALRTKNDVEALFLSLDDGMQEYIKNENIVIETIYSYAQGTSNYDFEKIIPVSLDGHDGMQLQSILLEEVLADFITNSWDAYRASCSETFRTLIGSPAGSTEWKSFVWELLNEFSCVIDSYGVHKTSDIEQRYLKERRYKWMMPLENESDKIVVVRLYQKYVEKLRHESVLGCDQLVADFLRYLDSFTWEALRPDEGFDLVVVDELHLFNRQERLAFVRLLKPYCDKTPLVIMAYDLRQSPRDTFLGLSDKNQSSYWKISGLGDIKKIEFTDNFRYSPQIAMFMKSLERQFPGADLYADWGPEIGKVHNVDGPTPIIKTHKNSNLLFATVTDKASKEKKKNTKLAIAILSVSREKFIQNASKIKDNKSFLVLNSRDGTTSIPVDKKKCVYSMPEFVAGMQFDYVYVVDVNQNETACSACTTSLSRKFASQIYLGASRAKSKLELHAADDCGGAAPQLSVALFEKSLLPE, encoded by the coding sequence ATGCTAACACTTTCTTTAGACGCGAAAGCTATTCCGTTTATTAGCAATGGCGAGATCGACATTGCACATTTTTTCAAAACTAAAATGGTTCCATCTTCTTCAGAAAGATTTTTCTGTTGCGAGGTGGATAATCATGGCTATATCCTGTCCAGGAATTTGCAGTCGCAAGAAGGCATACTTACTATATCGCTAGAACAGAATGGCCCATTTGAAGGGGTGGCGGAAGGCTCACGAGAAGAGGCTTTCGGTAGAATTTTAAAGGCGTCCCAAAAGATTTTTGAGAACAAACGCAACAAAATTCCCCCGTCGTGGCAACCATTTAGAAGTGATAATTTGCTTTCATTTCAGGCTGATAAATATATCAGGAAGACTGAAGGGGGCAAAATTAATGCAGGCAGAATTGTACTTGAACAATCACGTCAGCCACATCCGCAAGTGTTTGCATATGCATTTCTTCCCGAAAGCAGCATTGATCTTCCCCATCCTAATAATCATAATTTGCTCTCAGAAGCACTGCAAAATCTCCCAAAAGCTATAGAAAAAAATGCAGAGATTGAGTCTTCAAGACTTCAAAATGAAGATTTTAATCTTAATGAAAATTTTACTTGTGAATTTGCTGACTGTAGTATCGAGGAATGGAAAAAAAAATTAACGGTACAGCAGCTTCAGTTTGTACTGGCAGATATTAAGAGTAGTTTGCGGCTTCAAGGGCCTGCGGGGAGTGGTAAAACACTTGCGCTTGTTCTCAAATGTGCCATAGCACTTCAGGAAAAATCCAAAAATGGTGAGAATTTTCGGATATTGTTTCTTACCCACGCGCTTAGAACAAAAAATGATGTTGAAGCACTTTTTTTGTCTCTAGATGATGGTATGCAAGAGTATATAAAGAATGAGAATATTGTAATTGAAACGATTTATTCATATGCACAAGGTACTTCAAACTACGATTTTGAAAAAATTATTCCAGTGTCACTGGATGGGCATGATGGAATGCAGCTTCAGTCCATACTGTTGGAAGAAGTTCTTGCTGATTTCATTACGAATAGTTGGGATGCCTACAGGGCAAGTTGTTCTGAAACTTTTAGAACATTAATTGGCTCTCCTGCTGGTTCTACTGAATGGAAAAGTTTTGTGTGGGAGCTTTTGAATGAATTTTCATGTGTAATAGACTCTTATGGTGTTCACAAAACATCGGATATTGAACAGAGATATCTGAAGGAACGCCGATATAAATGGATGATGCCGTTGGAGAATGAGTCTGACAAAATTGTTGTTGTCAGGCTATATCAAAAATATGTCGAAAAGTTGCGTCATGAATCGGTTCTTGGATGTGATCAACTTGTTGCAGATTTTTTACGATACCTTGATAGCTTTACGTGGGAGGCATTACGGCCCGACGAGGGTTTCGACCTTGTGGTAGTTGACGAACTGCATTTGTTCAATCGGCAAGAAAGGCTGGCTTTTGTCCGTCTGCTAAAACCATATTGTGACAAAACGCCACTTGTAATTATGGCCTATGATCTCCGTCAATCTCCTAGAGACACTTTCTTGGGGTTAAGCGATAAGAATCAAAGTTCGTATTGGAAAATATCGGGGTTAGGTGACATCAAAAAAATAGAGTTTACAGATAATTTTAGGTATTCTCCACAAATCGCCATGTTTATGAAAAGTCTTGAAAGGCAGTTTCCGGGAGCTGACTTGTACGCAGACTGGGGGCCAGAAATTGGAAAAGTCCACAATGTTGACGGGCCAACCCCTATTATAAAAACACACAAAAATTCAAACTTACTTTTTGCAACAGTTACCGACAAGGCAAGCAAAGAAAAGAAGAAGAATACAAAGCTTGCGATTGCTATTTTGTCTGTAAGTCGGGAAAAGTTTATTCAAAATGCATCAAAAATTAAAGATAACAAATCATTTTTGGTGTTAAATTCTAGAGATGGGACAACATCGATACCTGTGGATAAGAAAAAATGTGTCTACAGCATGCCTGAATTTGTTGCTGGAATGCAATTTGATTATGTGTATGTAGTGGATGTGAATCAAAATGAGACGGCGTGCTCAGCGTGCACAACTTCACTATCAAGAAAATTTGCGTCACAAATATATTTAGGCGCGAGTCGAGCAAAAAGTAAGCTCGAATTGCACGCAGCGGACGATTGTGGTGGAGCCGCGCCTCAGTTGTCAGTAGCACTTTTTGAAAAGAGTCTTTTGCCAGAATAA
- a CDS encoding bifunctional glycosyltransferase family 2/GtrA family protein — translation MNAPIRLSLVIPCYNEERTLRDCVSRCLALRERNIDLELVVVDDCSTDNSLAVARELESEIPGITVVRHEVNKGKGAALRTGFLHATGDYVGVQDADQEYNPLDYLKLLVPLVEGDADVVYGSRYLRRQTRRVLSFWHTWMNRTLTFISNMFTGLDISDMETCYKLFSRTAIAEIAPLLKEERFGFEPEVTALIAQKRFRVYECSIHYEPRGYEEGKKIGWRDGIHALYCILHYSAHCAPLPMQVLIYLCIGLVCALTNISIFSTLLGVGFSAAAAIWIAFLLAAGLNYLLCITVLFRHKARWSGPREVAIYIACVLLMGCVDYAITSGFIFCGISPYWSKVWSTLLGFVGNFLLRKFCVF, via the coding sequence ATGAATGCACCCATCCGCCTTTCGCTTGTCATCCCCTGTTATAATGAAGAACGTACCCTTCGTGATTGTGTAAGTCGTTGCCTTGCACTGCGTGAGCGGAATATTGACCTGGAGCTTGTCGTTGTAGACGATTGCTCCACAGACAATAGCCTCGCCGTTGCTCGTGAGCTGGAATCAGAGATTCCGGGGATCACGGTAGTGCGGCATGAAGTCAACAAGGGCAAAGGCGCGGCGCTCCGAACGGGTTTTCTGCACGCAACAGGTGACTACGTGGGCGTTCAGGATGCGGATCAGGAATATAATCCTCTGGATTATCTCAAGCTGCTTGTGCCGCTGGTGGAGGGCGATGCCGATGTGGTGTACGGCTCGCGATACCTGCGCAGGCAAACACGGCGGGTGCTTTCTTTCTGGCACACCTGGATGAACCGCACGCTGACCTTTATCTCCAATATGTTCACAGGCCTTGATATCAGCGATATGGAAACCTGCTACAAGCTTTTCAGCCGAACCGCCATTGCCGAAATCGCTCCGCTGCTCAAGGAGGAGCGCTTTGGTTTTGAGCCAGAGGTGACGGCGCTGATAGCCCAAAAAAGGTTCCGCGTATATGAATGCTCCATACATTACGAGCCGCGCGGCTACGAGGAAGGCAAAAAAATCGGCTGGCGAGATGGCATACACGCGTTGTACTGCATTCTGCACTACAGCGCGCACTGCGCGCCCCTGCCTATGCAGGTTCTCATCTATTTGTGCATAGGGCTTGTGTGCGCGCTGACCAATATCAGCATTTTTTCAACACTCCTCGGCGTTGGATTCAGCGCTGCCGCTGCCATCTGGATTGCCTTTTTGCTGGCTGCCGGACTCAACTATCTGCTGTGCATTACGGTGCTGTTCCGCCACAAGGCGCGCTGGTCCGGCCCACGCGAGGTTGCCATCTACATTGCCTGTGTGCTCCTTATGGGCTGCGTGGACTACGCCATTACATCCGGGTTTATCTTCTGCGGCATTTCGCCCTACTGGAGCAAGGTCTGGTCAACATTGCTGGGCTTTGTGGGCAATTTCCTGTTGCGCAAATTCTGCGTGTTCTAG
- a CDS encoding LIC_10190 family membrane protein, which produces MLLLAVALLTCSLLLWLAGVFLLEALGLQNKNPFLAFWAGIFPIGLTGLLLSLFVPLQGAAAALCFWASGLGLWRLWRKGFREAGLSGLGSALTVVLIALLAYKTGYAEFKDGGGGDTPGYHLNLVRYLHDYGTVAGIGNLQFRLGMNSTWHVLAALFEQGALLGRSAYLMQGLLGLGAVGWCVAEVATSTVIWRRLYAVVLIPMVAYYLRDMRPSLYYDNAALFLCAVVFSICLRILLQKDNRTVMAHCVLVLTATAFLLKPLNPLFVAGCAGIAAWGVWQDFPRGRLRRLALVCMLPCFAAGAWIAKNVLLTGYPVYPSTIFPFPVDWRMAEAKARECLECILGWARMPNGLYHESLRQGLGFWFPSWFERQIQSFEMWYNGFAPLGLGCIVWLLACVRQRGAVVWCILGLTLASLAGWFGSAPEIRFGSAYFWIFLAAGVACLFRNQTASDVTPRVRVVLWALGASLLGLLVFFYQRGSHHSERDWLAPAPAVLGNAAPARIQPDDGAEPFDVFVPRGEGKGCANGPVPCTSEPNCGFCLRDPRQWANGFRDCQSHFAGYVSP; this is translated from the coding sequence ATGCTGCTTCTGGCTGTTGCACTGCTGACGTGCTCCCTGCTGCTCTGGCTGGCTGGCGTGTTTTTGCTGGAGGCACTGGGGCTGCAAAACAAAAATCCCTTTCTGGCATTCTGGGCGGGGATATTCCCCATCGGGCTTACAGGCTTGTTGCTCTCTCTGTTTGTTCCGCTTCAGGGGGCTGCTGCCGCGCTGTGCTTCTGGGCCAGCGGATTGGGCCTTTGGCGGCTCTGGCGCAAGGGTTTTCGAGAAGCAGGTCTGAGCGGCCTGGGATCTGCGCTGACCGTGGTTCTTATAGCGCTGCTGGCCTATAAAACCGGCTATGCGGAATTTAAGGACGGCGGCGGAGGCGATACGCCAGGTTACCATCTGAACCTGGTGCGCTATCTGCACGACTACGGCACGGTAGCGGGTATTGGCAATCTTCAGTTCCGCCTGGGCATGAACTCCACCTGGCATGTGCTGGCGGCGCTGTTTGAGCAAGGGGCACTGCTTGGGCGCAGCGCCTACCTCATGCAGGGTTTGCTGGGCCTTGGAGCCGTGGGCTGGTGCGTTGCCGAAGTCGCCACAAGCACGGTTATCTGGCGCAGGCTCTACGCAGTAGTCCTCATCCCCATGGTGGCATACTACCTGCGCGATATGCGTCCCTCGCTGTACTACGATAACGCGGCGCTTTTTTTGTGCGCGGTTGTTTTTTCCATCTGTTTGCGGATTCTCTTGCAGAAAGATAACCGAACGGTCATGGCGCACTGTGTTCTGGTGCTGACGGCAACGGCTTTTTTGCTCAAGCCGTTGAATCCGCTTTTTGTGGCTGGCTGCGCGGGGATTGCCGCCTGGGGAGTATGGCAGGATTTTCCTCGGGGGCGTCTGCGGCGTCTGGCTCTTGTCTGCATGCTGCCATGTTTTGCAGCGGGTGCCTGGATTGCCAAAAACGTGCTGCTCACAGGGTATCCTGTGTATCCATCGACCATTTTCCCCTTTCCCGTTGATTGGCGCATGGCGGAAGCAAAGGCGCGGGAGTGTCTGGAGTGCATTCTCGGCTGGGCCAGAATGCCCAATGGGCTGTACCACGAAAGCCTCCGGCAAGGGCTGGGGTTCTGGTTCCCCTCTTGGTTTGAGCGCCAGATTCAGTCGTTTGAAATGTGGTACAACGGCTTTGCGCCGTTGGGCCTTGGGTGCATTGTCTGGCTGCTGGCATGCGTGCGCCAGCGAGGCGCGGTAGTCTGGTGCATTCTTGGGCTGACACTGGCAAGTCTTGCGGGATGGTTTGGCAGCGCTCCCGAAATTCGTTTTGGCTCTGCGTATTTTTGGATATTTCTGGCTGCCGGAGTGGCCTGCCTTTTCAGAAACCAGACTGCATCGGACGTGACGCCCAGAGTGCGGGTGGTGTTGTGGGCCTTGGGTGCTTCGCTGCTTGGCCTGCTTGTATTTTTTTATCAGCGCGGCTCGCACCACAGCGAACGTGACTGGTTGGCGCCCGCTCCTGCGGTGCTGGGCAATGCCGCTCCCGCGCGTATTCAGCCGGATGACGGAGCAGAGCCCTTTGACGTTTTTGTGCCGCGCGGCGAGGGCAAGGGCTGCGCCAACGGCCCAGTGCCTTGCACCAGTGAGCCGAATTGTGGCTTCTGCCTGCGTGATCCTCGGCAATGGGCCAATGGATTCCGCGATTGTCAGTCGCACTTTGCTGGCTACGTTTCGCCCTGA
- a CDS encoding dienelactone hydrolase family protein: MRSAKIFCWCFLFVFFGGFGRALAGDIQVHEGTQTTSQEPVVVKAFLAGGQGPHPAIIVLHGSQGLDKFRAFYERNATQLAHAGFDTYVLDYYNEQDVACSKTVETRRANFSKRIGAWSQMVSDVVTDVLAQGHKARPVGIVGFSQGGYLGTSVASKDTRIAALVVFYGGIPAQRRADGKHPITHMPPLLELHGDADTVVPMERGKELVELTRSLGQTAEMVIYPGAGHGFNRSAATDAEQRTLEFFQRVLMGKQMM; this comes from the coding sequence ATGCGGAGCGCAAAAATCTTTTGCTGGTGTTTTCTCTTTGTGTTTTTTGGCGGATTTGGCCGCGCCCTTGCAGGCGATATTCAGGTTCACGAGGGCACGCAAACAACATCCCAGGAGCCGGTTGTGGTTAAGGCCTTTCTTGCTGGTGGGCAAGGGCCGCACCCGGCTATCATTGTGCTGCACGGCAGCCAGGGGCTGGATAAATTCCGGGCATTTTATGAGCGCAACGCCACACAGCTTGCCCACGCGGGTTTTGATACCTATGTGCTGGATTATTATAATGAGCAGGATGTCGCATGCTCCAAAACTGTGGAAACGCGGCGCGCAAATTTTTCAAAGCGCATAGGCGCGTGGTCGCAGATGGTCAGCGATGTTGTAACAGACGTGCTTGCGCAAGGGCACAAGGCGCGCCCCGTTGGCATCGTGGGTTTTTCTCAGGGGGGCTATCTGGGAACATCCGTTGCCAGCAAGGATACAAGAATCGCGGCGCTGGTTGTGTTCTACGGCGGCATCCCCGCCCAGCGCAGGGCTGACGGCAAGCACCCCATTACCCACATGCCGCCCTTGCTGGAACTGCACGGCGATGCGGATACCGTTGTGCCCATGGAAAGAGGCAAGGAACTGGTGGAACTGACCCGCAGCCTTGGGCAAACCGCTGAGATGGTCATCTACCCCGGCGCAGGACACGGCTTTAACCGCTCTGCCGCCACAGACGCGGAGCAGCGGACGCTGGAGTTTTTTCAGAGGGTGCTGATGGGCAAACAGATGATGTGA
- a CDS encoding ATP-binding cassette domain-containing protein, giving the protein MAFLSMQGVTLNLGGKPLLDSADFSVEVGDRLCLVGRNGAGKSSLLALLGGQMEPNSGMIIRPGTLIGQMPQDVPERWRGTVFSLVAEVLGEEGTALAAAHAGAEHSLELSSGWERYGDVLAVINHLGLDPDADFTSLSGGTKRRVALARALICSEDLILDEPTNHLDIATITWLEDYLLRKARTLIFVSHDRAFAKRLATRVVEIDRGKLHNYSCGFDRYPERREERLAAEERAFALQDKKLAQEEVWIRQGIKARRTRNMGRVRALVALRAERAERRDRQGNVCMAAQEAGRSGKLVIEADNISVGYPGQPPLIRNFSTIIQRGDRVGLIGENGTGKTSLIRVLLGEQQPTEGEVRLGTNLEISYFDQLRETLDPEASVMHSVAEGNDVVTVGGSTRHVAGYLQDFLFTPDRLRLPVKVLSGGERNRLLLAKLFTRPSNVLVLDEPTNDLDAETLDLLEELIADYSGTVLVVSHDRSFLDNLVTSVIALEGDGMAHEYVGAYTDWLRQRSIPAQERKPEEKPARTNQRLASDKPRRRSFKEQREFEQLGKELEGLPERMDALEQEQKTLEATLADPELFARDPDAFAKITDRLVALETEQTELLLRWEFAEQRLQELGELAG; this is encoded by the coding sequence TTGGCATTTTTGAGCATGCAGGGTGTTACCCTGAACCTCGGCGGCAAGCCGCTACTGGATTCGGCGGATTTTTCGGTTGAAGTGGGCGACAGGCTTTGCCTCGTGGGCCGCAACGGCGCGGGCAAGTCATCGCTGCTGGCGCTGCTCGGCGGGCAGATGGAGCCCAATTCCGGCATGATTATCCGCCCAGGCACGCTCATAGGCCAGATGCCGCAGGATGTGCCGGAACGCTGGCGCGGCACGGTTTTTTCTCTGGTGGCGGAGGTTCTGGGCGAGGAGGGCACGGCCCTTGCCGCAGCCCATGCCGGGGCCGAGCACAGCCTTGAGCTGAGCAGCGGCTGGGAGCGCTACGGTGATGTGCTTGCCGTCATCAATCATCTGGGGCTGGATCCCGATGCGGATTTTACCTCGCTCTCTGGCGGCACCAAGCGCCGCGTGGCTCTGGCGCGGGCGCTGATCTGCTCCGAAGACCTCATTCTGGACGAACCTACCAACCATCTGGATATCGCCACCATCACCTGGCTGGAAGATTATTTGCTGCGCAAGGCCCGCACCCTGATTTTTGTCAGCCATGACCGGGCCTTTGCCAAGCGCCTCGCAACGCGTGTTGTGGAGATCGACCGGGGCAAGCTGCACAACTATTCCTGCGGATTCGACCGCTACCCCGAGCGGCGCGAGGAACGCCTTGCCGCCGAGGAGCGCGCCTTTGCACTGCAAGACAAAAAACTTGCGCAGGAGGAAGTGTGGATTCGGCAGGGCATCAAGGCCCGCCGCACGCGCAACATGGGCCGGGTGCGTGCGCTTGTGGCTCTGCGGGCCGAGCGCGCCGAGCGGCGCGACAGGCAGGGCAACGTATGTATGGCCGCGCAGGAGGCTGGTCGCTCGGGCAAGCTGGTTATTGAGGCCGACAATATTTCAGTCGGCTACCCTGGTCAGCCGCCGCTTATCCGCAATTTTTCCACAATCATTCAGCGCGGCGACCGCGTGGGCCTGATTGGCGAAAACGGCACGGGCAAAACATCGCTTATCCGCGTGTTGCTGGGCGAGCAGCAGCCCACAGAAGGCGAGGTGCGCCTCGGCACAAATCTGGAAATCAGCTATTTCGATCAGTTACGCGAAACGCTCGACCCGGAAGCCAGCGTCATGCACAGCGTTGCCGAGGGCAACGATGTGGTCACGGTGGGAGGCAGTACGCGCCATGTGGCAGGATATTTACAGGATTTTCTCTTCACTCCCGACCGCCTGCGCCTGCCGGTCAAGGTGCTCTCCGGCGGCGAGCGCAACCGCCTGCTGCTGGCAAAGCTCTTTACCCGGCCATCCAACGTGCTGGTGCTGGACGAACCCACCAACGATCTTGATGCGGAAACCCTTGATCTCCTCGAAGAGCTGATTGCGGATTATTCCGGCACCGTGCTTGTGGTCAGCCATGACCGTAGTTTTCTGGATAATCTTGTCACCAGCGTCATCGCGCTGGAGGGCGACGGCATGGCCCACGAGTATGTTGGTGCCTATACCGACTGGCTGCGCCAGCGCTCGATCCCTGCCCAGGAGCGCAAGCCGGAAGAAAAACCCGCCCGCACAAACCAGCGCCTCGCCTCGGACAAGCCCCGCAGACGCAGCTTTAAGGAACAGCGGGAATTTGAACAACTGGGCAAGGAGCTGGAAGGCCTGCCGGAGCGCATGGACGCTCTGGAGCAGGAGCAGAAAACTCTGGAAGCAACACTTGCCGATCCGGAACTGTTCGCCCGCGATCCAGATGCTTTTGCCAAAATCACAGACCGGCTGGTGGCGCTGGAAACCGAACAAACCGAACTGCTGCTGCGCTGGGAATTTGCGGAGCAGCGCCTGCAAGAGCTTGGTGAACTGGCCGGATAG
- a CDS encoding bacteriohemerythrin, whose protein sequence is MPKEYSDLRESICTMVASLDQALKDARHKGDEAHRLAADSELALQESRAAEAQVRQLLNDMRTASQKAATASSSIFSGIRELGQNMENVDRDVVHQRERMHEASQAIEQINSAIQSIALNTVKAADDAALAQQGAVSGAQGVRSAVLSIDQVKERILLLKETMTHLGQQAEGIGAVLGVISDIADQTNLLALNAAIEAARAGEAGRGFAVVADEVRKLAEKTMKATSEVGESLRNIQAKARENVQAVDAAAQDIVTSASAAEQAAEDVDRIAGFVQQAANEVSAIAASSQAQTAASEDVRRGAAEVNTIAKETAEHVNNSIRVLVEISGQAEELDAIVSAMGQGNLGGVVDSDQLICWTNDLSVGVAKIDEQHKALVALINELNSAMRQRRSEEVLTGVLDRLKQYTVKHFATEEEFFDRYGYAEAPAHKKAHRDLVEKVLAFEQELKSGRAKVTMEIMRFLKEWLVGHIMGTDKRYGPFLNGKGVQ, encoded by the coding sequence ATGCCCAAAGAATACTCAGACCTGCGCGAAAGTATTTGCACTATGGTCGCCTCGCTGGATCAGGCCCTTAAAGATGCCCGACATAAAGGCGATGAAGCGCACCGGCTCGCGGCAGACAGCGAGCTTGCATTGCAGGAAAGCCGCGCTGCGGAAGCGCAGGTGCGGCAACTGCTCAATGACATGCGTACCGCTTCGCAAAAAGCGGCCACTGCATCCTCGAGTATTTTTTCCGGTATCCGCGAACTTGGTCAAAACATGGAGAATGTGGATCGCGATGTGGTGCATCAGCGGGAAAGAATGCATGAAGCCTCGCAAGCCATAGAGCAGATTAATTCCGCCATTCAGAGTATAGCGCTCAATACCGTTAAAGCTGCAGATGACGCTGCGTTGGCGCAGCAGGGGGCTGTGTCGGGCGCACAAGGGGTGCGCTCGGCAGTTCTTTCTATTGATCAGGTTAAGGAGCGTATTCTGCTGCTCAAGGAAACCATGACCCATCTTGGGCAACAGGCCGAGGGCATTGGAGCTGTGCTTGGAGTTATTTCCGACATCGCGGATCAAACAAATCTGTTGGCCCTGAACGCCGCCATTGAGGCCGCCAGGGCAGGCGAAGCCGGCCGCGGATTCGCCGTGGTCGCCGACGAAGTGCGGAAGCTCGCGGAAAAGACAATGAAGGCCACCAGCGAGGTCGGCGAGTCATTGAGAAATATTCAGGCCAAGGCGCGCGAAAATGTTCAGGCTGTGGATGCCGCTGCGCAAGATATTGTTACAAGCGCAAGCGCCGCCGAACAGGCCGCTGAAGATGTGGACAGGATTGCGGGATTTGTTCAGCAGGCCGCCAACGAAGTCTCTGCCATCGCGGCGTCCAGTCAGGCGCAGACCGCGGCGAGTGAAGATGTTCGCAGAGGTGCGGCTGAAGTCAACACCATCGCAAAGGAAACGGCGGAGCACGTCAATAATTCCATTCGCGTGCTTGTGGAAATATCTGGTCAGGCAGAAGAACTGGACGCCATCGTCAGCGCCATGGGGCAGGGAAATCTTGGCGGCGTTGTAGATTCTGACCAGCTTATATGCTGGACAAACGATCTTTCTGTAGGGGTTGCAAAGATAGATGAGCAGCACAAGGCTCTTGTGGCCCTTATCAATGAGCTGAATTCCGCCATGCGGCAACGCCGTTCAGAAGAGGTGCTTACAGGCGTGCTGGACAGGCTGAAGCAATACACGGTAAAGCATTTTGCCACGGAAGAAGAATTTTTTGACCGCTATGGCTACGCAGAAGCGCCTGCGCACAAAAAAGCGCACCGTGATCTGGTAGAAAAAGTTCTGGCCTTTGAGCAGGAGCTTAAAAGTGGTCGAGCCAAGGTCACCATGGAAATCATGCGTTTTTTGAAAGAGTGGCTCGTGGGCCATATTATGGGTACGGATAAACGCTATGGCCCATTTCTCAATGGCAAGGGCGTGCAGTGA
- a CDS encoding alpha/beta fold hydrolase: MQISTDGINWFYTTKGQGEPLLFLHGGLDTCENYVTLLAELAKDFRVVAVDRRGHGRTADTDAPFAYGLMAEELISFTQALDLPPFHIVGYSDGANLGLHMASRLPGKVKSLIAISANYLGVSGMSQGWLETVEVLSADFVQEHMPEVAQQYAELNPAPMLESFISKTKELWSRDCVVEVEVLQALQTPTLIVGGDRDIVLPEQLVDMKKLIPDASLLMLPYCGHFVFQDFAWSNTAASAVAVFKDFLTTRFSAHNADFF; this comes from the coding sequence ATGCAAATATCAACTGACGGAATCAACTGGTTTTATACAACAAAAGGGCAGGGGGAACCTCTTCTTTTTTTGCACGGCGGGCTGGATACCTGCGAAAATTACGTAACTCTGCTGGCGGAACTGGCAAAGGACTTCCGTGTTGTCGCTGTTGACCGGCGCGGGCACGGCAGAACAGCGGATACAGACGCGCCTTTTGCGTATGGCCTGATGGCGGAGGAACTGATTTCTTTCACACAGGCGCTTGATCTGCCGCCTTTTCACATTGTTGGCTACAGCGATGGGGCGAACCTCGGCTTGCATATGGCAAGCCGCCTGCCGGGCAAGGTAAAGAGCCTCATTGCCATATCAGCCAATTATCTTGGCGTGTCGGGGATGTCGCAAGGTTGGCTGGAAACGGTTGAAGTATTGTCTGCGGATTTTGTTCAGGAGCATATGCCGGAAGTTGCGCAGCAGTATGCCGAGCTGAACCCAGCTCCAATGCTTGAGAGCTTTATCAGTAAGACAAAAGAGCTGTGGAGCAGGGATTGCGTTGTTGAAGTTGAAGTTTTGCAAGCCCTGCAAACGCCAACGCTCATTGTGGGCGGCGATCGGGATATCGTTTTGCCAGAGCAGCTTGTGGACATGAAAAAACTGATCCCGGATGCCTCCCTGCTTATGCTGCCATATTGCGGACATTTTGTTTTTCAGGATTTTGCCTGGAGCAACACTGCGGCCTCAGCCGTAGCCGTGTTCAAGGATTTTTTGACAACACGCTTCAGCGCGCATAATGCGGATTTTTTCTGA
- a CDS encoding phosphatase PAP2 family protein has product MIALNHQIFLAVNASDAASPFAVWVGGALAEWPIGITVVLTLLAVVRQKPRGFAVALALRVVLTVTVAMGSACLIRIFHYNPRPFVLGLGRMLIAHEPTSSFPSLHATFLFSMAFALLLQKGSRGIALFVMLLGFITAWARIFVGVHYPLDMAGAFLTACLAAVAVNFCFQRARGGWAVKNGGAG; this is encoded by the coding sequence ATGATTGCACTGAATCACCAGATTTTTCTTGCTGTTAACGCCAGCGATGCGGCATCCCCCTTTGCAGTGTGGGTAGGGGGCGCGCTGGCAGAGTGGCCCATAGGTATCACTGTGGTGTTGACTCTGCTGGCTGTTGTGCGGCAAAAGCCGCGCGGGTTTGCCGTTGCTCTGGCTTTACGCGTGGTTTTGACCGTGACGGTGGCCATGGGTTCAGCCTGCCTGATCCGAATATTTCACTATAATCCCCGGCCCTTTGTGCTGGGGCTTGGGCGAATGCTGATTGCCCACGAACCCACATCATCCTTTCCCAGTTTGCACGCCACTTTTTTGTTTTCGATGGCGTTTGCGCTGCTTCTGCAAAAGGGTTCGCGTGGCATTGCACTGTTTGTCATGCTGCTGGGGTTCATCACGGCCTGGGCCAGAATCTTTGTGGGGGTGCATTATCCGCTGGATATGGCGGGGGCATTTTTGACGGCTTGCCTTGCCGCCGTGGCGGTAAATTTCTGCTTTCAGCGAGCCAGAGGCGGCTGGGCTGTAAAAAACGGGGGAGCAGGTTAG